Part of the Maridesulfovibrio sp. genome, TCGGTACTGCGGCGAATCTTGATGCGCTTAATGAATTGGAATCTCTGCCTTGGCGTAACCTGCAGGCCACCAAGGATGAAGATATAATCGGAATTACCGGAAAGAAGTTTGCCGACGACACCCTGCTGCGTAATGCGGCCTGCGCCGGATGTCCGGTGGGTTGCATCCATATCGGGTTTGTGCGTGAAAAATTCATGGAAGATAATCAGTATCTATACCGTCAGGTGGCCTACGATTATGAACCCATCTTCGCCACCGGGTCCATGCTTGGGGTGACTGACGCCTTTCAGGTGCTGGGAATAATGGACGAAGTGGAAAAAGGCGGGCTGGATGTAATGTCCGGCGGTGTGGCCCTTGCTTGGGCTACTGAAGCTTTTGAAAAGGGATTGGTCAGTGAGGCCGAGACAATCGTCCCCCTCGCTTTCGGTGATGCTGAAGGCTACAAAAAGGCCGTACAATATCTCAGCAATGCTAAAAACGATTTTTATGCCGCACTGGGCAAAGGTTCACTGGTTGCGGCCGCAAAGTATGGCGGTGAAGACTTCGCTTGCGTGCTTGGTCAGGAGATGGCCGGATATGCTACCGGTGAGGCCTTTTACGTGGCTGAAGGTCTGGGCTTCCGTCATTCCCATCTTGATTCCGGCGGATATTCATGGGACCAGAAGAACGACCGCAAGGACGCTCATGAAGTCTGCGATTTCCTGATCAGTGATGAGACAGGGCGGGCTTTTCTAACTTCCATGGTTTCCTGCCTTTTCGGGCGCGGGGTCTACAAGGATGAGGTTCTTGCCGAGTGTTTGAAATCTGTGGGATATGAAGAAATAGCTGAAAATATGGAACTTATCGGGGAAAGAATACGGGCTATGCGTTGGAAAGTGCGTTTTGCCACCGGATATAACCCTGATGAGATCAGTATTCCAAAGCGCTACAGTGAGATCACAACCTGGAAAGGTAAAACAGATCCGGAATATATGGAAAAACTCAAAAATGAGTATGGGCGTAGGATTTGTGAACTGGTTACAGATGAGGCCCTTGAGAAGCTGAATTTGAAATAAATTCAGGAAAATTTAAAAAAGTGCTTGCCAAGCGTGTCCTGTTTGGTTAGTAATCTCTCCTCAGCGGCGCCGAGGTAGCTCAGTCGGTAGAGCAGGGGACTGAAAATCCCCGTGTCGGCAGTTCAATTCTGTCCCTCGGCACCACTAAGTGCATAGAATAGCCCTCATGAGAAATCATGAGGGCTTTTTCGTTTTTGTGTCCAACTCCAGTCTTGGGCTAAAGCTAATCAAATTCCACTCAGTTCCAATTTCGCATAATTCTTACTCAGTTCCAGCCGAAAATGTTCTTGAAATGCAGCTTCGGTTATGCTGACCCGTTTGTTTTTGAGTTGGACGCAGGCAATAGTGTTTTGCAGTTTTTCAGCGTTCGGCCTGATGGCGATAATCTTTCCCGTACTTATTTCCCTGTTCATTAAATGGCTGACGGTAATGCCGGCTCCCAGTCCGGCTTTGATGGCAGAGACAATTGCTTCGGAGCTGTCGGCAATGAAGACAAGGTTCAGGTTTTGCGGTTCGCGCTCATAATGCAGCTTGAACCAGCTGCGGAAAAGAGCGATGTCCTTTTTATACCCGATGAAATCCAGTTCCTTAAGACGATCGTAATCTGTTCCGTTTACCTTTGCCCGGTAATATTCTTCGGAACAGGCCAGCACAAATTCTTCCTTTACGACCGGTGTGATGGAGTAGGCCGATGTCCCGCCCGGTGTGTCCATAAAAAAGGGCAGGATGTCGATATATGCGAAATCCAGTTCTCCTGATGCGACTTTTTCAAAGAGCACTCTTGGCTCATCCAGTTCCAATTGCATCGTCACTGCCGGATATTTACGCCTGAATGAACCGAAAATAGGCGGCAGGTAGATCTTTCCGAATTCACTGGGCGCGCCGATGCGCAGCGGCCCGGATGGCATTTTTAAGCCATCGTTTATGTGTCGTACTCCCTGTTCAAGATCTTCCATGAAGCCTTGCACAATCCCATAGAGTCGCTTGCCTGCTGTGGTGGGAACGAGTCTGCGGTTGACCCGGGTGAATAGTTCGGTCTGCAGTTCTTCTTCCAGCTTTTTCAGATGCTGGCTGACCCCGGACTGGGTGATATGAAGCTTTTTGGCCGCTGCGGTGCTGCTTTGTTCATTGAAAATATGGAAGAAAACTTTCAGCCTGTTCAGGTCGGGAAGCATTGTTTATTTACCTATTAGTAAGTTTTATTAATCAAAAAAAGTAGAACTATTAATTTTACTAATTACATGCCCAGCGTATACATTTCAAGCAAGAACACGGCACTCCATGTAGCCGGAACAGATAAGAGGAAAATTGCTTTGAAAATAGGAATTATCGCTGCAATGGAAGAAGAGCTTGCATTGCTGGTCAATAAATTGGATGAGCCGAATACTGAAAAATTCGGACAGTTCACCTACCACACCGGAAGGATTAGCGGAGTGGAAGTGGCTTTGTTTCTGTGCGGGATAGGCAAGGTCAATGCCGCAGTGGGCACAACGCTGCTGCTTGATAAATTCAAGCCCGACTATCTGATCAATACCGGGGTGGCCGGGGCGTTTCCCGGCAACATCAACATTGGTGACATCGTGGTTTCTTCTGAAGTGCGTCACTACGATGCCGATGCCACAGCTTTTGATTATGAAATGGGCCAGATTCCGCAGATGCCAGCAGCGTATCAAGCCGACAAGCTTTTGCTCGGTCTGGCGAAAAAAGCTTGGATCAATGAGGATTCCATCAGCGTCCATCAGGGGCCAGTCTTGTCCGGAGATTCTTTTATCCACACTCCGCAGCAGATCGCACAGATTGAGCAGAAGTTTCCCGATGTAATGGCCGTGGAAATGGAAGGGGCGGCCATCGCACAGACAGGTTTTTTGTTTAACGTGCCTTTCATCCTGATCCGTTCCATTTCAGATAAAGTTCATGAAGACGGAAGTAGTGCGGTCTATGAACAGAGCATGGAAAAAGCCGCCGCCAATTCAGTGCGCATGGTTTTGTCTATGCTGGATAATATTTAATTGGAGATAGCATGAATAAAATAGAAAGTTTCAAGATTGACCATACTCGCCTTAAGCGCGGAATTTATGTTTCCCGCCGTGATCAGATCGGTGTTGAGAATGTAACCACCTTTGATCTGCGCGTAAAGGAACCCAACAACGAAGCTGCCCTTGATCCTGCGGCAGCACATACCCTTGAGCATATCGGCGCTACTTTTTTGCGTAACCATGCTGAGTATGGTGATAAGATTCTCTACTTCGGCCCCATGGGTTGCCTGACCGGATTCTATCTGCTGCTTAACGGTAAATATGATTCGAAAGATGTTGTGGGCTTGATTCAGGAGCTGTTCAAGTTTGCTGCTGATTTTGAAGGCGAAGTTCCCGGTGCTTCAGCTGTAGAATGCGGAAATTATACCCTCATGGATTTGCCTTTAGCAAAGCAGGAGGCTGCAAAGTATTACGCAGAAGTGCTGGATGGTATCGGGGAAGAAAATTTGAATTACCCTGAATAAAATGAAAAAGCCGTTACAACTTAGTTGTAACGGCTATTCTAGGCAGGTGGTGCCGAGGGACAGAATTGAACTGCCGACACGGGGATTTTCAGTCCCCTGCTCTACCGACTGAGCTACCTCGGCGCCGGAGAAATCGTTTCTACGCAGATCGCAAAACGAAGTCAACAATTATTTATTAATTAAATGCTACTTTCCATTCATCTTTTCCAGCACCTTATACAAAGCCTGAGTGCCGAGTTCTTCATAACCCAGCGCCATGGCTGAGATGTAGAATTGGTTAACCAGCGCCAGTCCGGGCAGGGAAAGATTCATACGCTTGGCCTCGTCAAGGGCGATGCCCATGTCTTTTACAAAGTGCTTGATGAAGAAACCGGGGTTGAAATCATCATCAGCAATGCGGCGGCCAAGGTTGTTGATGGACCATGATCCGGCAGCACCGGAGCCGATTACATCGATTACTTCATTGAGATTCATGCCCGCTTTGTAGGCATAGAGCAGGGATTCCACGGTGCCGATCATGGTTCCGGCAATGAGGATCTGGTTACACATCTTAGTGTGCTGTCCGGCACCGGCTTTGCCCATAAGCTGGATGTTGCTGCCCATGACATCAAATAGCGGCATCACTTCATCAAAAATTTTCTTTTCCCCACCGACCATGATCGCGAGGGTGGCGTTGCGTGCACCGAGGTCTCCGCCGGAAACCGGGGCATCAAGTGCACCTACACCTTTAGCTGCAGCTTCTTTGGCAATGCGCTCAGCCAGTACAGGTTCGGAAGTGGTCATATCAACGAGGATCTTTCCGGCATCGGTATTGGCGAGCACGCCGTTCTCACCAAGGATGGTCTGCTCCACGTCAGTAGGGTAGCCTACGATGGTAAAGATGATGTCGGCTTTTTGGGCAACTTCGGCTGGGGAATCGCACCATGTTGCACCTTTGGCTACCAACTGGTCCGCCTTGGATTTGGTGCGGTTGTATACAAATGCCTTATTGCCTGCTTTGATAAGGTGCATGCACATGGAGCCGCCCATGACACCTGTTCCGATCCATCCGATTTTCTTGCTCATAATATTTAATCCTCGTTAATGAAGTTGGTTACAGTAAATTCG contains:
- a CDS encoding aldehyde ferredoxin oxidoreductase N-terminal domain-containing protein, which produces MIRDYFRVLVVDLGSGKGNVVKVDGRNEFAGGSGLGALLFDKYGHVDRPWDDPDQPLIFSIGPLTGLFPLMSKTVCSFKSPYHDQFAESHAGGRSALAIRFADYDALVITGRASRLSCLSLGMKHLEVKDVQFLAGKDVFTTGKILRSMFPGSGHRSILRIGPAGEQLSAMSCINADTYRHFGRLGSGAVMGAKNLKGIVIQGDGSFALPDNKEYSEIYKQVYEKMTATDMMSKYHNLGTAANLDALNELESLPWRNLQATKDEDIIGITGKKFADDTLLRNAACAGCPVGCIHIGFVREKFMEDNQYLYRQVAYDYEPIFATGSMLGVTDAFQVLGIMDEVEKGGLDVMSGGVALAWATEAFEKGLVSEAETIVPLAFGDAEGYKKAVQYLSNAKNDFYAALGKGSLVAAAKYGGEDFACVLGQEMAGYATGEAFYVAEGLGFRHSHLDSGGYSWDQKNDRKDAHEVCDFLISDETGRAFLTSMVSCLFGRGVYKDEVLAECLKSVGYEEIAENMELIGERIRAMRWKVRFATGYNPDEISIPKRYSEITTWKGKTDPEYMEKLKNEYGRRICELVTDEALEKLNLK
- a CDS encoding LysR family transcriptional regulator — translated: MLPDLNRLKVFFHIFNEQSSTAAAKKLHITQSGVSQHLKKLEEELQTELFTRVNRRLVPTTAGKRLYGIVQGFMEDLEQGVRHINDGLKMPSGPLRIGAPSEFGKIYLPPIFGSFRRKYPAVTMQLELDEPRVLFEKVASGELDFAYIDILPFFMDTPGGTSAYSITPVVKEEFVLACSEEYYRAKVNGTDYDRLKELDFIGYKKDIALFRSWFKLHYEREPQNLNLVFIADSSEAIVSAIKAGLGAGITVSHLMNREISTGKIIAIRPNAEKLQNTIACVQLKNKRVSITEAAFQEHFRLELSKNYAKLELSGI
- a CDS encoding 5'-methylthioadenosine/adenosylhomocysteine nucleosidase, whose protein sequence is MKIGIIAAMEEELALLVNKLDEPNTEKFGQFTYHTGRISGVEVALFLCGIGKVNAAVGTTLLLDKFKPDYLINTGVAGAFPGNINIGDIVVSSEVRHYDADATAFDYEMGQIPQMPAAYQADKLLLGLAKKAWINEDSISVHQGPVLSGDSFIHTPQQIAQIEQKFPDVMAVEMEGAAIAQTGFLFNVPFILIRSISDKVHEDGSSAVYEQSMEKAAANSVRMVLSMLDNI
- a CDS encoding S-ribosylhomocysteine lyase; protein product: MNKIESFKIDHTRLKRGIYVSRRDQIGVENVTTFDLRVKEPNNEAALDPAAAHTLEHIGATFLRNHAEYGDKILYFGPMGCLTGFYLLLNGKYDSKDVVGLIQELFKFAADFEGEVPGASAVECGNYTLMDLPLAKQEAAKYYAEVLDGIGEENLNYPE
- a CDS encoding NAD(P)-dependent oxidoreductase — translated: MSKKIGWIGTGVMGGSMCMHLIKAGNKAFVYNRTKSKADQLVAKGATWCDSPAEVAQKADIIFTIVGYPTDVEQTILGENGVLANTDAGKILVDMTTSEPVLAERIAKEAAAKGVGALDAPVSGGDLGARNATLAIMVGGEKKIFDEVMPLFDVMGSNIQLMGKAGAGQHTKMCNQILIAGTMIGTVESLLYAYKAGMNLNEVIDVIGSGAAGSWSINNLGRRIADDDFNPGFFIKHFVKDMGIALDEAKRMNLSLPGLALVNQFYISAMALGYEELGTQALYKVLEKMNGK